A window from Drosophila yakuba strain Tai18E2 chromosome 3L, Prin_Dyak_Tai18E2_2.1, whole genome shotgun sequence encodes these proteins:
- the LOC6534663 gene encoding pre-rRNA-processing protein TSR1 homolog — translation MADHAFHRPGPLKQANKAHKTGRHRSKGAIDNAQKGKIGLRPISHKHKQQQRKEQRRNQMNQLRKNKREEVLEQKRKLGGQNTAPFLVCLLPMHEQIDPKSALEILQGCDSELVVENSPSGIVYINLPRFKQRFAFVTPPVGRGNELIALDYLKVCDTTLLLTSAAFGDDEIFDRWGQRIFNMISAQGIPTPVVALMDLESINPKRRSAAKQAAQKIISKLLPEEKIMQLDTASEGLNVMRRIGGQKKRILHNVANRPHLFGDVVEFKPSSDPSDDLGTLEVTGFLRGQSLNVNGLVHIPGLGDFQLSQVVAPPDPYKLDKSRDGENDEVRLLDRSDPLKRTSLQSENIPDPMDAEQTWPTEEEIAASQAETKKMKLVKRVPKGYSEYQAAWIPDVEEVEDPDGKEDDDDMSYDDDDEDEEDDDGDFMSCDNKSFEDEYERRDSDTEEFQDSVSVASEAANNDEKYDQQMDFQEERETLKKLQQARTDQLWPDEIDTPLDVPARERFQKYRGLESFRTSPWDAKENLPADYARIYQFQNFDRTKRRILNEGKEFEGVLPGFYVTLHVINVPESRWNAFKSAQLTDNIIVYGMLPHEHQMCVMNVVLQRMPDSEVPLKSKEQLIIQCGYRRFLVNPIYSQHTNGDKHKFERYFRPYETVCATFYAPIQFPPAAVLAFKVNPDSTLALVARGRLLSCNPDRIVLKRVVLSGHPMRINRKSASIRYMFFYKEDVEYFKPVKLRTKCGRLGHIKESLGTHGHMKCYFDGQLRSYDTAFMYLYKRVFPKWTYEECLVRTAEHERQHASANRRSSQQVAMEE, via the exons ATGGCGGATCACGCGTTTCATAGGCCCGGGCCGCTGAAACAAGCGAACAAGGCTCACAAAACGGGTCGTCATCGCTCCAAAGGAGCGATAGACAATGCCCAAAAAG GAAAGATTGGACTGAGGCCCATCTCCCACAAGcacaagcagcaacagcgcAAGGAGCAGCGTCGCAACCAGATGAACCAGCTTCGGAAGAATAAAAGGGAGGAGGTGTTGGAGCAAAAGAGAAAGCTAGGTGGTCAAAACACAGCTCCCTTTCTCGTGTGCCTACTACCCATGCACGAACAGATAGATCCCAAGTCCGCATTGGAAATCCTTCAGGGCTGTGACAGCGAATTGGTGGTGGAGAACTCCCCAAGTGGCATTGTTTACATCAATCTTCCAAGGTTCAAGCAgcgttttgcttttgtcacACCACCTGTGGGTCGTGGAAATGAGCTAATTGCCCTGGATTACCTGAAGGTTTGCGACACCACCCTGCTTTTGACCTCCGCCGCCTTTGGCGATGACGAGATATTCGACCGCTGGGGTCAACGAATCTTTAACATGATATCTGCTCAGGGAATACCCACTCCGGTGGTAGCCCTAATGGATCTGGAGTCAATCAATCCCAAGCGTCGGTCTGCTGCCAAGCAGGCGGCTCAAAAGATCATTTCAAAGCTGTTGCCTGAGGAGAAGATCATGCAATTGGACACAGCTAGCGAAGGTTTGAATGTGATGCGGCGCATTGGCGGCCAAAAGAAGCGCATCCTCCATAACGTTGCCAATCGGCCACATCTCTTTGGCGATGTGGTAGAGTTTAAACCGAGTTCAGATCCCAGCGACGATCTGGGTACCCTAGAAGTCACTGGCTTTTTACGCGGACAATCTCTAAACGTGAATGGTTTGGTCCACATTCCCGGTTTGGGTGATTTCCAGCTCAGCCAGGTTGTAGCCCCTCCAGATCCGTATAAGCTAGATAAATCTCGCGACGGCGAAAATGACGAGGTGCGTCTCTTGGATCGCAGTGATCCCCTTAAGCGCACTTCTCTCCAAAGCGAAAACATACCCGACCCCATGGACGCAGAGCAGACGTGGCCCACTGAGGAGGAGATCGCCGCCTCGCAAGCAGAAACTAAGAAAATGAAGCTGGTCAAGCGTGTTCCCAAGGGCTATAGCGAGTACCAGGCTGCTTGGATTCCGGATGTTGAGGAAGTGGAAGACCCAGACGGCAAGGAGGATGACGATGACATGAGTtatgatgacgatgatgaggacgaAGAAGACGATGATGGGGACTTCATGTCGTGCGACAACAAATCATTTGAGGATGAGTACGAAAGGCGGGATTCAGACACTGAGGAGTTCCAGGATAGCGTGTCCGTGGCCTCGGAGGCTGCTAACAACGACGAAAAATACGATCAGCAGATGGACTTTCAGGAGGAGCGTGAGACTCTTAAGAAGCTGCAGCAAGCACGCACGGATCAGCTTTGGCCCGATGAGATTGACACTCCTTTGGATGTGCCTGCTCGGGAGAGGTTCCAGAAATACCGCGGCTTGGAGTCCTTCCGAACATCGCCTTGGGATGCCAAGGAGAATCTTCCCGCTGACTATGCTCGCATCTATCAGTTCCAGAACTTCGACCGCACCAAGCGTAGGATTCTTAATGAAGGCAAGGAGTTCGAGGGCGTGTTG CCCGGTTTTTATGTAACTCTTCATGTGATCAATGTTCCTGAAAGTCGCTGGAATGCCTTCAAGTCTGCCCAGCTCACAGACAATATTATCGTGTATGGAATGCTACCTCACGAGCACCAGATGTGCGTAATGAACGTAGTACTGCAGCGAATGCCCGACTCAGAGGTGCCGCTGAAGTCTAAGGAACAGTTGATCATCCAGTGCGGCTATCGACGCTTTCTTGTGAATCCCATTTACAGTCAGCACACCAATGGGGATAAGCATAAG TTCGAACGCTACTTCCGTCCATACGAGACAGTTTGCGCCACGTTTTACGCACCGATTCAGTTCCCTCCGGCAGCCGTTCTGGCCTTTAAAGTGAATCCCGACTCCACCCTGGCGCTGGTGGCCCGTGGACGCCTGCTCTCTTGCAATCCAGATCGCATTGTTCTCAAGCGCGTTGTTCTCAGCGGTCATCCCATGCGTATTAATCGCAAGTCAGCTTCGATTCGATACATGTTCTTCTACAAGGAGGACGTCGAGTACTTCAAGCCAGTGAAACTAAGAACCAAGTGCGGACGCCTGGGACACATCAAAGAGTCGCTGGGCACGCACGGTCATATGAAGTGCTACTTTGATGGGCAGTTGCGATCCTACGACACTGCTTTCATGTACCTCTACAAGAGAGTCTTCCCTAAATGGACCTACGAAGAGTGTCTAGTGCGAACGGCGGAGCACGAACGACAACATGCGTCGGCGAACAGAAGGAGCTCGCAGCAAGTCGCCATGGAAGAGTAG